Proteins encoded within one genomic window of Mycolicibacterium monacense:
- a CDS encoding 1,4-dihydroxy-2-naphthoate polyprenyltransferase produces the protein MATFAEWVEGARPRTLPNAVAPVIAGTGAAAWLDGAVWWKALLAFVVAVALIIGVNYANDYSDGIRGTDDVRSGPLRLVGSRLASPRAVLTAAIASLAVGAVAGLALAVASAPWLIAVGAVCIAGAWLYTGGSKPYGYLGLGEVAVFVFFGLVAVLGTQYTQALRVDWVGLALAVAMGALSSAVLVANNLRDIPTDRESGKITLAVRLGDARTRLLYQALLATAFALTLVLMLATPWCAVGLVALPLAVRAARPVRGGLGGKDLIPVLRDTGLTMLVWAVAVALALALG, from the coding sequence GTGGCAACTTTCGCCGAATGGGTCGAGGGCGCGCGCCCCCGCACGCTGCCCAACGCCGTCGCACCGGTGATCGCCGGTACCGGGGCGGCGGCGTGGCTGGACGGTGCGGTGTGGTGGAAAGCGCTGCTGGCGTTCGTCGTCGCGGTCGCGCTGATCATCGGGGTCAACTACGCCAACGACTACTCCGACGGTATCCGCGGCACCGACGACGTGCGGTCCGGGCCGCTGCGCCTGGTGGGCTCCAGGCTGGCGTCCCCGCGGGCGGTGCTCACGGCGGCCATCGCCAGCCTCGCGGTGGGGGCGGTGGCCGGTCTGGCGCTCGCGGTGGCCAGCGCCCCGTGGCTGATCGCCGTCGGCGCCGTCTGCATCGCGGGCGCGTGGCTCTACACCGGGGGTTCGAAGCCCTACGGCTACCTCGGGCTCGGCGAGGTCGCGGTGTTCGTCTTCTTCGGCCTGGTCGCGGTGCTCGGCACGCAGTACACCCAGGCGCTGCGCGTCGACTGGGTCGGGCTGGCCCTGGCCGTCGCGATGGGTGCGCTGTCGTCGGCGGTGCTGGTCGCCAACAACCTGCGCGACATCCCCACCGACCGCGAGTCGGGCAAGATCACGCTGGCCGTCCGGCTCGGCGACGCCCGCACCCGGCTGCTGTACCAGGCGCTGCTGGCCACCGCGTTCGCGCTCACGCTGGTGCTGATGCTCGCCACGCCCTGGTGTGCGGTCGGTCTGGTGGCGCTGCCGCTGGCGGTGCGGGCGGCCCGTCCGGTGCGCGGCGGGCTCGGCGGTAAGGACCTGATCCCCGTTCTTCGCGACACCGGGCTGACCATGCTGGTGTGGGCGGTCGCCGTCGCGCTCGCGCTCGCCCTCGGTTAG
- a CDS encoding Clp protease N-terminal domain-containing protein encodes MFERFSGPARTAVRVAHEEARAMRADDIRPEHLLVGVLRSAGPSLSRMLNGHALTAEDVRERLAAASTGEFDDDASALREIGIDLYAVRDIADRRFGAGAFDSAGRAPRRRRRLGTPLVKPAKKALELALREALAHRDSVIGCEHLLLGILRGGDEVAVGLITERVDAARLRADIVALLDRAA; translated from the coding sequence ATGTTCGAGCGGTTCAGCGGTCCGGCGCGCACGGCGGTGAGAGTGGCGCACGAAGAGGCACGGGCAATGCGCGCCGACGACATCCGGCCCGAACATCTCCTCGTCGGCGTGCTGCGAAGCGCCGGACCGAGCCTGTCGCGCATGCTGAACGGCCACGCGTTGACCGCCGAGGATGTCCGCGAACGACTGGCCGCGGCGAGTACCGGCGAATTCGACGACGACGCCTCGGCGCTCCGGGAGATCGGCATCGACCTGTACGCAGTCCGCGACATCGCCGACCGCAGGTTCGGGGCCGGCGCGTTCGACTCCGCCGGCCGCGCACCCCGGCGGCGCCGCCGCCTCGGCACGCCGCTCGTCAAACCGGCGAAGAAGGCGCTGGAGTTGGCCTTACGGGAAGCGTTGGCGCACAGGGACAGCGTCATCGGCTGCGAACACCTGCTCCTGGGGATCCTGCGCGGCGGCGACGAGGTGGCCGTCGGCCTGATCACCGAGCGCGTCGATGCCGCGCGGCTGCGCGCCGACATCGTGGCCCTGCTCGACCGGGCCGCCTGA
- a CDS encoding helix-turn-helix domain-containing protein — MDELNAATKAVASADPAVGLRAVKALRRTVEKLEAMHVADARRKGWSWQGIADALGVSRQAVHQKHNGRS, encoded by the coding sequence ATCGACGAACTGAACGCAGCCACCAAAGCTGTCGCGAGTGCGGATCCGGCTGTCGGTCTGCGGGCGGTCAAGGCGCTGCGCCGCACGGTCGAGAAGCTCGAAGCCATGCACGTCGCCGACGCGCGCCGCAAGGGCTGGAGCTGGCAGGGCATCGCCGACGCACTCGGCGTGAGCCGGCAGGCCGTTCATCAGAAGCACAACGGGAGGAGTTGA
- a CDS encoding ester cyclase produces MTTHKNLYEQWITRLWAGEPVAAELVTDDFVGHWPDRQVHGPAELQAIIEQTHKMLSDLTFEIELGPFVDGDMVAGRWVGSGTGEQGPMRFTGNDILRVADGKFAEYWTGTSTS; encoded by the coding sequence ATGACGACTCACAAGAACCTCTACGAGCAGTGGATCACGCGGCTGTGGGCCGGAGAACCCGTCGCCGCCGAGTTGGTCACCGACGATTTCGTCGGGCATTGGCCCGACCGTCAGGTGCACGGACCCGCGGAACTCCAGGCGATCATCGAGCAGACCCACAAGATGCTGTCGGACCTGACCTTCGAGATCGAGCTGGGCCCGTTCGTCGACGGGGACATGGTGGCCGGACGCTGGGTCGGCAGCGGCACCGGCGAACAGGGCCCGATGCGGTTCACCGGCAACGACATCCTGCGGGTGGCCGACGGCAAGTTCGCCGAGTACTGGACGGGCACGTCGACGAGCTGA
- a CDS encoding aminotransferase class V-fold PLP-dependent enzyme: MTPRQVYGAEFAGAAGFLNSPTYGLPPDFLMRALHDCLAAWQAGTLDAKSFDQPVRDARAAYAALVGVPYATVAMAGSTSAALGLVAAAIPDGSRGATLAGEFTSTTFPFAAQARRGVSLTELSADELVARAGDYDFVTVSLVQSATGAVLDAEALRTNVAGTGTLTIVDVTQAAGWKLLNLDWADVTVASVYKWLLAPRGTAFLSVSERTADLMTPHAANWYAGDQPWESIYGLPLRLASDARRFDVSPAWFSALGAGLTLPWLAGLDRAAVEAHTVGLADTLRAELDLPPHPSAIVTLPSDRHDDAAERLQRAGIHASVRAGAVRVGFHLYNTADDLNGLLDALA, translated from the coding sequence ATGACGCCACGTCAGGTGTACGGCGCCGAGTTCGCCGGTGCCGCAGGTTTTCTCAACTCTCCGACGTACGGCCTGCCCCCGGATTTCCTGATGCGGGCGCTGCACGACTGTCTTGCCGCGTGGCAGGCCGGGACGCTCGACGCGAAGTCGTTCGACCAACCCGTGCGCGACGCCAGGGCCGCATACGCGGCGCTGGTCGGCGTGCCGTACGCCACCGTGGCGATGGCCGGCAGCACGTCGGCGGCACTGGGTTTGGTGGCCGCCGCCATACCCGACGGCAGCCGGGGCGCCACGCTGGCCGGTGAATTCACCAGCACCACCTTTCCGTTCGCCGCGCAGGCTCGCCGCGGGGTCTCGCTCACCGAACTGTCCGCCGACGAACTCGTTGCCAGGGCCGGCGATTACGACTTCGTGACGGTCAGCCTGGTGCAGTCGGCGACGGGCGCGGTGCTCGACGCCGAGGCGCTGCGGACGAACGTGGCGGGCACCGGGACGCTCACGATCGTCGACGTCACCCAGGCCGCCGGATGGAAGCTGCTGAACCTCGACTGGGCCGACGTGACGGTGGCATCGGTCTACAAGTGGCTGCTCGCACCGCGCGGCACCGCGTTCCTGTCGGTCAGTGAGCGGACCGCCGACCTGATGACCCCGCACGCCGCGAACTGGTACGCCGGGGATCAGCCGTGGGAGTCGATCTACGGGCTGCCGCTGCGGCTGGCGTCCGACGCGCGCCGCTTCGACGTCTCACCGGCCTGGTTCAGCGCGCTGGGTGCGGGCCTGACCCTTCCGTGGCTGGCCGGCCTCGACAGGGCCGCGGTCGAGGCGCACACCGTGGGCCTGGCCGACACCCTGCGGGCCGAACTGGACCTCCCGCCGCATCCCTCGGCGATCGTGACGCTGCCGTCGGACCGCCACGACGACGCTGCCGAGCGTCTGCAGCGCGCCGGCATCCACGCCTCGGTGCGGGCGGGGGCCGTCCGCGTCGGATTCCACCTGTACAACACCGCCGACGATCTGAATGGGCTCCTCGACGCCCTGGCATGA
- a CDS encoding DUF4229 domain-containing protein, with protein sequence MSEGRQGARLVADVLIYVGARLLLVAVLAAAILGVGHLLGLREFPLVIAILFALVIALPLGIWMFAPLRQRATASIAAFDEQRRKDREQLQARLRGEESPGDPQA encoded by the coding sequence GTGTCAGAAGGTCGACAAGGTGCCCGTCTCGTAGCCGATGTGCTGATCTACGTCGGGGCCCGCTTGCTACTGGTGGCGGTGCTCGCCGCGGCGATCCTGGGCGTCGGCCACCTGCTCGGTTTGCGGGAGTTCCCGTTGGTCATCGCCATCCTGTTCGCACTCGTGATCGCACTGCCCCTGGGCATCTGGATGTTCGCACCGCTGCGGCAGCGGGCCACCGCGAGCATCGCCGCCTTCGACGAGCAGCGGCGCAAGGACCGCGAACAGCTACAGGCCCGACTGCGCGGCGAGGAGTCGCCCGGCGACCCGCAGGCATGA
- a CDS encoding MinD/ParA family ATP-binding protein produces MGDHSAGGFRAQQRFRDPAADEPQAPPEWSVPTPPTGIPVVDPAAVAPAPSVAEPQLDAQPVSHPVSQPLPVPPTPYLDLSTVALLGRPKEAPSHGWRKWLYLATFKLVNIGESPKAAQQDSLVTRVKQPLGGCYRIAVLSLKGGVGKTTITATLGATFASIRGDRVVAVDANPDRGTLSQKVPLETTATVRHLLRDAEGIERYSDVRAYTSQGPSRLEVLASETDPAVSEAFSSDDYTRTLEVLERFYSLVLTDCGTGLMHSAMTSVLAHADVLVVISSGSVDGARSASATLDWLDAHGHQAMVANAIAVINAVRPRSGKVDLQKVSDHFSRRCRAVQVVPFDPHLEEGAEISLDRLKPATRQALLELAGVVADGFAGAARRDGDRG; encoded by the coding sequence ATGGGTGACCACTCGGCGGGCGGGTTCCGGGCTCAGCAGCGGTTCCGCGATCCGGCGGCCGACGAGCCGCAGGCGCCGCCGGAGTGGTCTGTCCCCACCCCGCCGACCGGTATCCCGGTCGTCGACCCGGCCGCGGTGGCGCCGGCACCGTCCGTCGCCGAACCGCAGCTGGACGCCCAGCCGGTTTCGCACCCCGTCTCCCAGCCCCTGCCGGTGCCGCCCACCCCGTACCTCGACCTGTCCACCGTGGCCCTGCTGGGCCGGCCCAAAGAGGCCCCGTCGCACGGGTGGCGCAAGTGGCTGTACCTGGCGACGTTCAAACTCGTCAACATCGGTGAAAGCCCCAAGGCCGCACAGCAGGACAGCCTCGTCACGCGCGTGAAGCAGCCGCTGGGCGGCTGCTATCGCATCGCGGTGCTGTCGCTTAAGGGCGGCGTCGGTAAGACGACGATCACCGCCACCCTGGGCGCCACGTTCGCCTCGATCCGCGGGGACCGCGTGGTGGCCGTCGACGCCAACCCCGATCGGGGCACGCTGAGCCAGAAGGTGCCGCTGGAGACGACGGCCACGGTGCGGCACCTGCTGCGCGATGCGGAGGGCATCGAGCGCTACAGCGACGTGCGGGCCTACACCTCCCAGGGGCCAAGTCGGCTCGAGGTGCTGGCGTCGGAGACCGATCCGGCGGTGTCCGAGGCGTTCAGCTCCGACGACTACACCCGCACGCTGGAAGTCCTCGAACGCTTCTACAGCCTGGTGCTCACCGACTGCGGCACCGGGCTGATGCACTCGGCGATGACCTCGGTGCTCGCACACGCCGATGTGCTGGTGGTGATCAGTTCCGGTTCGGTCGACGGGGCGCGCAGCGCCTCGGCCACCCTGGACTGGCTCGATGCGCACGGGCATCAGGCGATGGTGGCCAACGCGATCGCCGTCATCAACGCGGTGCGGCCGCGGTCGGGCAAGGTCGACCTGCAGAAGGTCTCCGACCACTTCTCGCGGCGATGCCGCGCGGTCCAGGTGGTGCCGTTCGATCCGCATCTGGAAGAGGGCGCCGAGATCAGCCTCGACCGGCTCAAACCGGCGACGCGGCAGGCGCTGCTGGAACTGGCGGGTGTGGTGGCCGACGGATTCGCCGGCGCGGCGCGACGCGACGGGGACCGCGGGTAG
- the ccsB gene encoding c-type cytochrome biogenesis protein CcsB, whose translation MNTVEIDLGLARYSDWAFTSSVVVLVVALLLLAVELAYSRGRTVERRELVSAGAAPAATSGRGVGADSAGPGIVADTPRRPLGERIGSSGVALVYVGTALLLACIVLRGLSTSRVPWGNMYEFINLTSFCGLVAAAVVLRRPQYRALWVFVLVPVLILLTVSGRWLYSHAAPVMPALQSYWLPIHVSVVSLGSGVFLVGGVASILFLLKMSRFGQPGHDGPVARIVQRLPDAQTLDRIAYRTTIFAFPVFGFGVIFGAIWAEEAWGRYWGWDPKETVSFIAWVVYAAYLHARSTAGWRDRKAAWINVAGFIAMVFNLFFINLVTVGLHSYAGVG comes from the coding sequence ATGAATACCGTCGAGATCGACCTCGGTCTGGCCCGGTACTCCGACTGGGCGTTCACGTCCTCGGTCGTGGTGCTCGTGGTGGCGCTGCTGCTGCTTGCCGTCGAACTGGCCTACAGCCGCGGCCGCACGGTGGAGCGCCGCGAGCTGGTCTCCGCCGGAGCCGCCCCGGCGGCGACATCGGGTCGAGGCGTCGGCGCCGACAGCGCAGGCCCGGGCATCGTCGCCGACACCCCCAGGCGTCCGCTCGGCGAGCGGATCGGCTCGTCGGGGGTGGCGCTGGTCTACGTCGGCACCGCGCTGCTGCTGGCGTGCATCGTGCTGCGCGGGCTGTCCACCTCACGGGTGCCGTGGGGCAACATGTACGAGTTCATCAACCTGACCTCGTTCTGCGGTCTGGTCGCCGCCGCGGTGGTGTTGCGCCGGCCGCAGTACCGCGCGCTGTGGGTGTTCGTCCTGGTCCCGGTGCTCATCCTGCTCACGGTGTCGGGCCGGTGGCTCTACTCACACGCCGCCCCCGTCATGCCGGCGTTGCAGTCGTACTGGCTGCCCATCCACGTGTCGGTGGTCAGCCTCGGCTCCGGGGTGTTCCTCGTCGGCGGTGTCGCCAGCATCCTGTTCCTGCTCAAGATGTCGCGGTTCGGTCAGCCCGGGCACGACGGCCCGGTGGCGCGGATCGTGCAGCGGCTGCCCGACGCGCAGACCCTCGACCGCATCGCCTACCGCACGACGATCTTCGCGTTCCCGGTGTTCGGGTTCGGCGTGATCTTCGGCGCCATCTGGGCCGAGGAGGCGTGGGGCCGCTACTGGGGCTGGGACCCCAAGGAGACGGTGTCGTTCATCGCGTGGGTGGTCTACGCCGCCTACCTGCACGCCCGCTCGACGGCCGGGTGGCGGGACCGCAAGGCCGCGTGGATCAACGTGGCCGGGTTCATCGCGATGGTGTTCAACCTGTTCTTCATCAACCTCGTCACCGTCGGCCTGCACTCCTACGCCGGGGTCGGCTGA
- the resB gene encoding cytochrome c biogenesis protein ResB: MPRPFSKLLAYARNTWRTLTSMGTALVLLFLLALAAIPGALLPQRSLNEAKVAEYIAERPTLGPWLDRVQAFDVFSSFWFTAIYVLLFISLVGCLTPRLVEHVKSLRAVPVPAPRNLGRLPKHHTAEVAGDPQQVAAAMGEELKGWRKTTRTDGEVTEVSAEKGYLREFGNIVFHFSLLGLLVAIAAGKLFGYEGNVIVIADGGPGFCSASPAAFDSFRAGNTVDGTSLYPICLKVNGFQADYLDNGQATSFSADIAYQAGEDLSTGTWRPYELKVNEPLRVGGDRVYLQGHGYAPTFTVTFPDGQTRTQTLQWRPDDQTTFLSSGVMRFDPPAGTYPDADERRKNQIAIQGLFAPTQLLHGSLLSSSFPAMRDPGVAIDIYRGDTGLDSGRPQNIFSLDERLVGQGRLTREARVNLDLGAETRLDDGTVVRFDGAVPFVNVQVSHDPAQIWVLVFAMTMMAGLVVSLIIRRRRVWVRITPAGPGTVGVEFGGLARTDNSGWGEEFERLTARLLAGHPDAGHAGTQADAVSGERVT; this comes from the coding sequence ATGCCCCGCCCGTTCTCGAAGCTGCTCGCCTACGCGCGCAACACCTGGCGGACGCTCACCTCGATGGGCACCGCGCTGGTCCTGCTGTTCCTGCTGGCGCTCGCCGCCATCCCGGGCGCCCTGCTGCCGCAGCGCAGCCTCAACGAGGCCAAGGTCGCCGAGTACATCGCCGAACGGCCCACGCTCGGCCCGTGGCTGGACCGTGTGCAGGCCTTCGACGTGTTCTCGAGTTTCTGGTTCACGGCGATCTACGTGCTGCTGTTCATCTCGCTCGTAGGCTGTCTGACACCGCGGCTGGTCGAACACGTCAAGAGCCTGCGGGCGGTTCCGGTGCCGGCGCCGCGGAACCTGGGCCGGCTGCCCAAACACCACACCGCCGAGGTCGCCGGCGACCCGCAGCAGGTGGCAGCCGCGATGGGCGAGGAGCTCAAGGGCTGGCGCAAGACCACCCGCACCGACGGTGAGGTCACCGAGGTGTCCGCGGAAAAGGGCTATCTGCGGGAGTTCGGCAACATCGTCTTCCACTTCTCGCTGCTGGGCCTGCTCGTCGCGATCGCCGCGGGCAAGCTGTTCGGCTACGAGGGCAACGTCATCGTCATCGCCGACGGTGGCCCCGGCTTCTGTTCGGCCTCGCCGGCGGCGTTCGACTCGTTCCGCGCGGGCAACACCGTCGACGGCACCTCGCTGTACCCGATCTGCTTGAAGGTCAACGGCTTCCAGGCCGACTATCTGGACAACGGCCAGGCCACGTCGTTTTCGGCGGACATCGCCTACCAGGCCGGCGAGGATCTGAGCACCGGCACCTGGCGACCCTACGAGCTCAAGGTCAACGAGCCGCTGCGCGTCGGCGGTGACCGGGTGTACCTGCAGGGCCACGGTTACGCACCGACGTTCACCGTCACGTTCCCCGACGGGCAGACCCGCACCCAGACCCTGCAGTGGCGCCCCGACGACCAGACGACGTTCCTGTCGTCGGGCGTGATGCGGTTCGACCCGCCGGCGGGCACCTATCCCGACGCCGACGAACGCCGCAAGAACCAGATCGCCATCCAGGGGTTGTTCGCGCCGACGCAGCTGCTCCACGGCAGCCTGCTGTCGTCCAGCTTCCCCGCGATGCGCGACCCCGGCGTCGCGATCGACATCTACCGCGGCGACACCGGCCTCGACTCCGGCCGGCCGCAGAACATCTTCTCCCTCGACGAGCGGCTGGTCGGGCAGGGCCGGCTGACCCGGGAAGCCCGGGTGAACCTCGACCTCGGGGCGGAGACGCGGCTCGACGACGGCACCGTGGTCCGGTTCGACGGGGCGGTCCCGTTCGTCAACGTGCAGGTCTCGCATGATCCGGCGCAGATCTGGGTGCTGGTGTTCGCGATGACGATGATGGCCGGTCTGGTCGTATCGCTGATCATCCGTCGCCGCCGGGTCTGGGTTCGGATCACACCGGCAGGTCCGGGTACCGTTGGCGTCGAATTCGGCGGTCTGGCCCGCACCGACAACTCCGGGTGGGGCGAGGAGTTCGAGCGGTTGACGGCGCGGCTGCTGGCCGGCCACCCCGACGCTGGTCATGCCGGCACGCAGGCCGACGCCGTGTCAGGAGAGAGAGTCACATGA
- a CDS encoding cytochrome c biogenesis CcdA family protein — protein MTGFAEIAAAGPVALAMGLCVLAGLVSFASPCVVPLVPGYLSYLAAVVGVDTDETGSGAVAVRTRRLKVAGAAGLFVAGFTAVFLLGTVAVLGMTTTLITNQLLLQRIGGVVTIIMGLVFIGLIPALQRQARFTPRQLSTVAGAPLLGAVFALGWTPCLGPTLTGVITVASATDGASVARGVALVIAYCLGLGIPFVLLAFGSARAVQGLGWLRRHTRTIQIFGGVLLLIVGAALVTGVWNDFVAWVRDGFVSDVRLPI, from the coding sequence GTGACCGGATTCGCCGAGATCGCCGCGGCCGGCCCGGTGGCCCTGGCGATGGGGCTCTGCGTGCTGGCCGGGCTGGTGTCGTTCGCCTCGCCGTGCGTGGTGCCGCTGGTGCCGGGCTACCTGTCCTATCTGGCCGCGGTGGTGGGCGTCGACACCGACGAGACCGGCTCCGGCGCCGTCGCCGTGCGCACCCGGCGGCTCAAGGTGGCCGGCGCCGCCGGGCTGTTCGTCGCCGGGTTCACCGCGGTGTTCCTGCTCGGCACCGTCGCGGTGCTCGGCATGACGACGACGCTGATCACGAATCAGCTTCTGCTGCAACGCATCGGCGGAGTCGTCACGATCATCATGGGTCTGGTGTTCATCGGGTTGATCCCCGCGCTGCAGCGGCAGGCCCGGTTCACCCCTCGTCAGCTGTCCACCGTCGCCGGTGCGCCGCTGCTGGGCGCGGTGTTCGCACTCGGCTGGACGCCGTGCCTGGGACCCACGCTGACCGGGGTCATCACGGTCGCGTCGGCGACCGACGGCGCCAGCGTCGCCCGCGGCGTCGCGCTGGTCATCGCCTACTGCCTGGGCCTCGGCATCCCGTTCGTGCTGCTGGCATTCGGTTCGGCGCGCGCGGTGCAGGGGCTGGGCTGGCTGCGCCGGCACACCCGCACCATCCAGATCTTCGGGGGAGTGCTGCTGCTGATCGTGGGCGCCGCACTGGTCACCGGGGTGTGGAACGACTTCGTGGCGTGGGTGCGCGACGGTTTCGTCAGCGACGTCAGGTTGCCGATCTGA
- a CDS encoding TlpA disulfide reductase family protein, whose protein sequence is MRRWWIVLASVAVVALAGCSTGDDAVAQGGTFEFVAPGGKTDIFYDPPADRGRPGALSGPDLLDPAKTLSLDDFAGQVVVINVWGQWCAPCRTEIGELQQVYDATRAKGVAFLGIDVRDNNREAAVDFVRDRGITFPSIYDPPMRTMIAFGGKYPTTVIPSTVVLDREHRVAAVFLRELLAEDLQPVVERLAAEPAADAGAQP, encoded by the coding sequence GTGAGGCGGTGGTGGATCGTGCTGGCAAGCGTGGCGGTGGTCGCGCTGGCCGGCTGCTCCACCGGTGACGACGCCGTCGCCCAGGGCGGCACCTTCGAGTTCGTGGCGCCCGGCGGCAAGACCGACATCTTCTACGACCCGCCCGCCGACCGCGGCAGACCCGGCGCGCTGTCCGGCCCCGACCTGCTGGACCCGGCCAAGACGTTGTCGCTCGACGACTTCGCGGGCCAGGTCGTCGTGATCAACGTCTGGGGCCAGTGGTGCGCGCCGTGCCGCACCGAGATCGGCGAACTGCAACAGGTCTACGACGCGACCCGCGCAAAGGGTGTGGCCTTCCTGGGCATCGACGTGCGGGACAACAACCGGGAGGCCGCGGTGGACTTCGTCCGCGACCGCGGCATCACGTTCCCGTCGATCTACGACCCGCCGATGCGCACCATGATCGCCTTCGGCGGTAAGTACCCGACGACGGTCATCCCGTCGACCGTGGTCCTCGACCGCGAGCACCGGGTCGCGGCGGTGTTCCTGCGGGAGCTGCTCGCCGAGGACCTGCAGCCGGTCGTCGAACGCCTCGCCGCCGAACCTGCGGCCGATGCGGGGGCCCAGCCGTGA
- a CDS encoding histidine phosphatase family protein: MTEKTIVHVMRHGEVHNPEGILYGRLPDYHLSERGRAQAEAVAAWLAHRDVVYVVASPLERAQETAGPIAAAHGLSIDTDDELIESLNVFQGKRVSPGDGALRNPANWRHLRNPRTPSWGEPYRDIAERMTAALHRAREKAAGHEAVCVSHQLPVETLRRAVTGKPLHHFPTRRLCNLASVTSFYFHGDEYVGWGYAELSGQ, from the coding sequence ATGACCGAGAAGACGATCGTGCACGTGATGCGGCACGGTGAGGTGCACAACCCCGAGGGGATCCTGTACGGCCGGCTGCCGGACTACCACCTGTCCGAACGCGGCCGGGCCCAGGCCGAGGCCGTCGCCGCCTGGCTCGCCCACCGCGACGTCGTCTATGTGGTGGCCTCTCCGCTGGAACGCGCCCAGGAGACCGCCGGCCCGATCGCGGCGGCGCACGGGCTGTCCATCGACACCGACGACGAACTGATCGAATCGCTCAACGTCTTCCAGGGCAAGAGGGTCTCACCCGGCGACGGTGCGCTGCGCAATCCGGCCAACTGGCGCCACCTGCGCAACCCGCGCACCCCGTCGTGGGGTGAGCCGTACCGCGACATCGCCGAGCGGATGACCGCGGCGCTACACCGGGCGCGGGAGAAGGCCGCAGGCCACGAGGCGGTGTGCGTCAGCCACCAGCTGCCGGTGGAGACGCTGCGCCGTGCGGTCACCGGAAAGCCGTTGCACCACTTCCCGACCCGGCGGCTGTGCAACCTCGCCTCGGTCACCTCGTTCTACTTCCACGGCGACGAATACGTCGGCTGGGGTTACGCGGAGCTGTCCGGACAGTGA
- the hemL gene encoding glutamate-1-semialdehyde 2,1-aminomutase, whose translation MGAHHTATEQSARLFADACAVIPGGVNSPVRAFNAVGGTPRFITSANGYWLTDADDNRYVDLVCSWGPMILGHAHPAVVEAVQRVAADGLSFGAPTPSETELASEIISRVAPVERLRMVNSGTEATMSAIRLARGFTGRPKIVKFSGCYHGHSDALLADAGSGVATLGLPSSPGVTGAATADTIVLPYNDVDAVDEIFEQVGDQIAAVITEASPGNMGAVPPEPGFNAALRRITEEHGALLILDEVMTGFRVSRSGWYGLDPVDGDLFTFGKVMSGGLPAAAFGGRAEVMERLAPLGPVYQAGTLSGNPVAMAAGLATLRTADDAVYAALDKNADRLAGLLTDALTDAGVTHRVQRGGNMLSVFFTAEPVGDFATARASETWRFPPFFHALLDAGVYPPPSAFEAWFVSAALDDEAFDRIAAALPGAARAAAEASRPA comes from the coding sequence ATGGGTGCTCACCACACCGCGACCGAGCAGTCGGCGCGGCTGTTCGCTGATGCGTGCGCTGTCATCCCCGGCGGGGTCAACTCCCCGGTCCGGGCGTTCAACGCCGTCGGCGGAACACCCCGCTTCATCACCTCGGCCAACGGCTACTGGCTGACCGACGCCGATGACAACCGCTACGTCGACCTGGTGTGCTCCTGGGGGCCGATGATCCTCGGCCACGCCCACCCGGCCGTCGTCGAGGCGGTGCAGCGCGTCGCCGCCGACGGTCTGTCGTTCGGTGCGCCGACGCCGTCGGAGACCGAACTGGCCTCCGAGATCATCTCCCGTGTCGCGCCCGTCGAGCGGTTGCGGATGGTCAACTCCGGCACCGAGGCCACGATGAGCGCGATCCGGTTGGCCCGCGGGTTCACCGGCCGACCCAAGATCGTCAAGTTCTCCGGCTGCTACCACGGCCACAGCGACGCGCTGCTCGCCGACGCCGGTTCGGGTGTCGCCACGCTGGGCCTGCCGTCCTCGCCGGGTGTGACGGGTGCGGCCACCGCCGACACCATCGTGCTGCCCTACAACGACGTCGACGCCGTCGACGAGATCTTCGAGCAGGTCGGCGACCAGATCGCCGCCGTCATCACCGAGGCCAGCCCGGGCAACATGGGTGCCGTCCCACCGGAGCCCGGCTTCAACGCCGCACTGCGGCGCATCACCGAAGAACACGGCGCGCTGCTGATCCTCGACGAGGTGATGACCGGGTTCCGGGTCAGCCGGTCGGGGTGGTACGGCCTCGATCCGGTCGACGGCGACCTGTTCACCTTCGGCAAGGTGATGAGCGGCGGCCTGCCCGCCGCGGCGTTCGGCGGTCGCGCCGAGGTGATGGAACGGCTCGCGCCGCTGGGCCCGGTGTACCAGGCCGGCACCCTGTCGGGGAACCCCGTGGCGATGGCCGCCGGATTGGCGACGCTGCGCACCGCCGACGATGCGGTGTACGCGGCGCTGGACAAGAACGCCGACCGGCTGGCCGGTCTGCTCACCGACGCCCTCACCGACGCCGGTGTCACCCACCGCGTCCAGCGCGGCGGCAACATGCTGTCGGTGTTCTTCACCGCCGAACCGGTCGGCGACTTCGCCACCGCCCGCGCGAGCGAGACCTGGCGCTTCCCGCCGTTCTTCCACGCCCTGCTCGACGCCGGCGTCTATCCGCCGCCCAGCGCGTTCGAGGCGTGGTTCGTCTCGGCGGCCCTCGACGACGAGGCGTTCGACCGCATCGCCGCCGCCCTGCCCGGCGCGGCCCGTGCCGCCGCGGAAGCGAGTAGGCCCGCATGA